In the genome of Xanthobacteraceae bacterium, one region contains:
- a CDS encoding tripartite tricarboxylate transporter TctB family protein, with protein MSGDHNAAKSGPSQRTFEIAIALFFALFGAIIVAGAVKAGITWGFDGPRAGFFPFLMGVLVLIGAGVTLLLILKDKSDLGIFSEWGHIAQVASVALPTLAYIITIYLIGIYIASALLIAYFMIVLSGYKPLFTAVIAISMPVIIYFVFQKWFLIALPDGLFGEQIVRSVTRLFGY; from the coding sequence ATGAGTGGCGATCACAATGCCGCAAAAAGCGGCCCTTCACAGCGCACGTTCGAGATCGCGATCGCGCTTTTCTTCGCGCTGTTCGGCGCCATCATCGTCGCCGGTGCGGTGAAAGCGGGAATTACCTGGGGTTTCGACGGTCCGCGCGCCGGGTTCTTTCCCTTCCTGATGGGTGTGCTCGTTCTCATCGGAGCAGGCGTGACGCTACTCCTGATTCTCAAAGACAAAAGCGATCTCGGTATTTTCTCGGAATGGGGACATATCGCGCAAGTCGCCTCGGTGGCGCTGCCGACACTCGCCTACATCATCACCATTTACTTGATCGGCATCTACATCGCTTCGGCGCTGCTGATCGCTTACTTCATGATCGTGCTGAGCGGCTACAAGCCGTTGTTTACCGCGGTCATCGCGATCTCGATGCCGGTCATCATCTACTTCGTATTCCAGAAGTGGTTCCTGATCGCCCTGCCCGACGGCCTGTTCGGCGAGCAGATCGTCCGCTCCGTTACCCGCCTGTTCGGCTACTGA
- a CDS encoding GntR family transcriptional regulator translates to MSDTPILRNADASPRIVAEPLEGTATFKDRAYNALKEVLLSLDIYDRPGEIRLDERALALQFGISRTPVREAMAQLEREGFVRSVPRRGIYIVRKTKKEVVELIEAWAALESMAARLITENATDKDISQLRELFAKFENGKLHVKLDEYSEANVQFHQTIIAMSKNEVLIRLAENLFTHMRMIRRKTITEKNRADRSIHDHLVIIEAIEARDTDRAEALVRQHALGLADHVAKNANYLD, encoded by the coding sequence ATGAGTGATACGCCGATACTGCGCAATGCCGACGCTTCGCCGCGCATCGTGGCCGAGCCGCTCGAAGGCACCGCAACCTTCAAAGACCGCGCCTACAACGCACTGAAAGAAGTGCTGCTCTCGCTCGACATTTACGATCGTCCCGGCGAAATCCGCCTCGACGAGCGCGCGCTGGCGCTGCAATTCGGAATCAGCCGCACGCCCGTGCGCGAAGCGATGGCGCAGCTTGAGCGCGAAGGTTTCGTGCGCTCGGTGCCACGCCGCGGCATCTACATCGTCCGCAAGACCAAAAAAGAAGTCGTCGAACTGATCGAGGCCTGGGCTGCGCTGGAAAGCATGGCGGCTCGTCTCATCACCGAGAACGCGACCGACAAGGACATTTCCCAGCTCCGCGAACTATTCGCCAAGTTCGAGAACGGCAAACTGCATGTGAAGCTGGACGAGTATTCCGAGGCGAACGTCCAGTTTCATCAGACCATCATCGCGATGAGCAAGAACGAGGTGCTGATCCGCCTCGCCGAAAACCTGTTCACGCATATGCGCATGATCCGCCGCAAGACGATCACTGAAAAGAACCGCGCCGACCGCTCGATCCACGACCATCTGGTCATCATCGAAGCGATCGAGGCGCGCGATACCGACCGCGCTGAAGCGCTGGTGCGTCAGCATGCGCTCGGCCTCGCCGATCACGTTGCGAAGAACGCAAACTATCTCGACTAA
- a CDS encoding tripartite tricarboxylate transporter permease, with translation MEEIANLFNGFATVLVPFNILLMVIGIVLGIIIGILPGLGGANGVAILLPLTFSLGQTPAGQVSAIILLSCIYWGALFGGAITSILFNIPGEPWSVATTFDGYPMAQQGRAGEALTAAFTSSFVGALFAIILITLLAPLVAGFALRFGAAEKFAVYFLAFASFIGLSKEPPFKTLTAMAVGFALGTIGNDQITGGLRLTFGITELIPGFDFLIAVIGLFGIGEILLTMEEGLSFKGREAKINAKVVVQTWKELGKYWWLSLRSCIIGVWMGITPAGATPASFMSYGIAKRMSKRGKNFGNGEIEGVVAPETAAHAAGTAALLPMLALGVPGSPTAAVLLGGLLIWGLQPGPMLFVEQKEFVWGLIASMYLGNVVGLIIVLTCVPLLAAILRIPFGIIAPIILMFCAIGAYTVRNSFFDVIMMLAFGILGYVMKKTQYPLAPLVLALVLGDRAEEAFRQALISSGGGLGIFFANWLVSSIMLLGFIALFWGLISAGIAKLRGARPATAA, from the coding sequence ATGGAAGAAATCGCCAATCTGTTCAACGGCTTCGCAACGGTGCTGGTGCCGTTCAACATTCTGCTGATGGTGATCGGCATCGTGCTCGGCATCATCATCGGCATTTTGCCGGGTCTTGGCGGCGCCAACGGCGTCGCGATCCTTCTGCCGCTCACCTTCTCGCTCGGCCAGACACCGGCGGGACAAGTCTCCGCAATCATCCTGCTCTCCTGCATATATTGGGGAGCGCTGTTCGGGGGCGCGATTACATCCATTCTCTTTAATATTCCCGGCGAACCGTGGTCGGTCGCGACCACGTTCGACGGCTATCCGATGGCGCAGCAGGGCCGCGCCGGCGAAGCACTCACCGCAGCCTTCACCTCGTCGTTCGTCGGCGCGCTGTTCGCGATCATCCTGATCACGCTGCTGGCGCCACTGGTCGCCGGATTTGCGCTCAGATTTGGCGCGGCAGAAAAATTCGCCGTCTACTTCCTCGCTTTTGCGAGTTTCATCGGCCTCTCGAAGGAGCCGCCGTTCAAGACGCTTACCGCGATGGCGGTCGGCTTCGCACTCGGTACCATCGGCAACGACCAGATCACCGGCGGCCTGCGGCTGACTTTCGGAATTACCGAGCTGATCCCCGGCTTCGACTTCCTGATCGCGGTGATCGGCCTGTTCGGCATCGGCGAAATCCTCCTGACCATGGAGGAAGGGCTGAGCTTCAAGGGCCGCGAAGCCAAGATCAACGCAAAGGTCGTGGTCCAGACCTGGAAGGAACTCGGCAAATACTGGTGGCTCTCGCTGCGCTCCTGCATCATCGGCGTCTGGATGGGCATTACGCCCGCCGGTGCAACGCCTGCTTCGTTCATGAGCTACGGCATCGCCAAACGCATGTCGAAGCGCGGCAAGAACTTCGGCAACGGCGAAATCGAAGGCGTGGTCGCGCCGGAAACCGCAGCCCACGCAGCTGGCACCGCAGCGCTGCTGCCGATGCTCGCGCTCGGCGTGCCGGGTTCGCCGACCGCGGCCGTGTTGCTCGGCGGTCTCCTGATCTGGGGCCTGCAACCGGGGCCGATGCTGTTCGTCGAACAGAAAGAGTTCGTCTGGGGCCTGATCGCTTCGATGTATCTTGGCAACGTCGTCGGCCTGATCATCGTGCTGACTTGCGTGCCGTTGCTCGCGGCGATCCTGCGTATTCCGTTCGGCATCATCGCGCCCATCATCCTGATGTTCTGCGCAATCGGCGCCTATACGGTGCGTAACAGCTTCTTCGACGTGATCATGATGCTGGCCTTCGGCATCCTCGGTTACGTGATGAAGAAGACACAGTATCCGCTGGCGCCACTGGTGCTCGCACTCGTACTCGGCGACCGCGCGGAAGAAGCGTTCCGTCAGGCGCTTATTTCTTCCGGCGGCGGCCTTGGCATCTTTTTCGCCAACTGGCTGGTCAGCTCGATCATGCTGCTCGGCTTCATCGCCCTGTTCTGGGGCCTCATCTCGGCCGGCATCGCGAAATTGCGGGGCGCGCGTCCCGCGACCGCCGCGTAA